The Desmodus rotundus isolate HL8 chromosome 3, HLdesRot8A.1, whole genome shotgun sequence genome includes a region encoding these proteins:
- the TMEM240 gene encoding transmembrane protein 240, which produces MSMSANTMIFMILGASIVMAIACLMDMNALLDRFHNYILPHLRGEDRVCHCNCGRHHIHYVIPYDGDQSVVDASENYFVTDNVTKQEIDLMLGLLLGFCISWFLVWMDGVLHCAVRAWRAGRRYDGSWTWLPKLCNLREFGRRPHRPFEEAAGNMVHVKQKLYHNGHPSPRHL; this is translated from the exons ATGTCCATGAGCGCGAACACCATGATCTTCATGATTCTGGGGGCGTCGATCGTGATG GCCATCGCGTGCTTGATGGACATGAACGCGCTGCTGGACCGATTCCACAACTACATCCTCCCGCACCTGCGGGGCGAGGATCGCGTCTGCCACTGCAACTGTGGCCG GCACCACATCCACTACGTGATCCCGTACGACGGGGACCAGTCAGTGGTGGACGCCTCCGAGAATTACTTCGTGACAGACAACGTCACCAAGCAGGAGATCGACCTCATGCTGGGGCTGCTGCTCGGTTTCTGCATCAGCTGGTTCCTAGTGTGGATGGACGGGGTCCTGCACTGCGCTGTGCGTGCCTGGAGGGCTGGTCGGCGTTATG ATGGCTCGTGGACCTGGCTGCCCAAGCTGTGCAACTTGCGGGAGTTTGGCCGGCGGCCGCACAGGCCCTTCGAGGAGGCGGCTGGAAACATGGTACACGTGAAGCAGAAACTCTACCACAACGGCCACCCGAGCCCGCGGCACCTTTGA